A segment of the Arachis hypogaea cultivar Tifrunner chromosome 5, arahy.Tifrunner.gnm2.J5K5, whole genome shotgun sequence genome:
aacaaaaataatatccaTTTGAACAACTTGATCACTACTATATATGGCTAGCCACATCACCTTGTTCCCcccgccccccccccccccccccccccccccacacacCACAAAACCCTATAAATACACCATTTCTCATCACAACTCTCATAACACAAACACCACTTCTCTTATATCACCctcaaaacaaaaatgaagtcCTCATCATCAGTCATAGCAGCAATGATATGCTTTGCCATGGTAACAGGCATGGCAGCATCAGCAGCGGAACCAGTTCTGGACGTAACCGGTCAGAAACTCAGAAGTGGAGTCAAATACTTCATTCTGCCAGTTCTCAGAGGCAGAGGCGGTGGCTTAACCGTCGGAAGCAGCGTGAACAGCACGTGTCCAATCTACGTCTTGCAAGACAAGCTCGAAGTGACACGTGGCACACCAGTGACCTTCACGCCTTCCACTCCCAACAAAGATGGCGTTATTCTAACTTCCACGGATCTCAACATCAAGTCCACGTCAGCACCAAAGTGCAAGGAGTCATCCGTCTGGAGGCTTCTCAAGGTGCTGAGCGGCGTGTGGTTCATAAGCACCGACGGCGTTGCCGGAAACCCTGGCGTCAACACCGTTGTCAACTGGTTCAAGATTGAGAAGGACGGCAAAGATTATAACCTCTCTTTCTGTCCTTCTGTTTGTAACTGCTCCACTCTGTGCAGAGCTCTCGGCATTTTCACTGATTCTGATGGCACCAAGCACTTGGCTCTCAGTGATCAGGTTCCAACTTTCAAGGTCATGTTCAAGAAGGCTTAATTAATTAAGCTATAATCAAACCGAATTGAGCCGAACTAAGCCAATGCgaaagaaagaataataaaatcggCTCTCAGTCTCTTCATATGTAAAAGGCTCAGCCTTGAATAAATAGTTTTACGAAGATCTTATCTATACATTCagattaattatcaaaatcaattattatgtatttgtttaacttatttttaagatatattttatattttaatatatattttatattagtaattaattttagtagttaattttgatatataccGTTTGATATTTTAATGTTATGCAAAATATAAACTGTGTTTTGTCTCAGTGTAAACAATGATGTGCATTTTGTGATGTACTCGACTTAAATGAATATTgaaacccctttttttttttggaagtgTTAATATAACcctctattaataaaaaaaatgttatgcATCAAATCAAAGATAGGGGGTAAAAGAGGGTCTAACTCATCCAAGCTAAACCTACTTCCTTAGATAGCCTAATACTCTGCTCCATTTTTATGTTTGTAGTAAATTCTACAATTCAACAAAATTGTATTTCAAGAAAAGCACAAAACTGAGCAAATTGATGTGTAATCAAACTCAGATCGAAATCCACCTATGTTAACTTCACAAACCTTCTCTATTCATTGTGGAAAATAATCAAACGGTTGGTATGCATCTTTTACAACAACACAAATTATATACAATTCATATTTCAACTAGTATCACTATTTTGGCTCCTTTAAGTTTATACACATTTTTTGTttcaaagaaaggaaaaaagacaGAACACAGATTATATTAATACTAAACCTACAAAAAATggtcatacaaaaaaaaaaaaaaacttttcaatCTCATCAAATCTAGTGTAACAAAACTACTTGATGTATTACAAtcaataaattttctttttcctgTGATTAATTTGTATTAGAAATTGCTTTATGGAGATTCTTTAAAGCTTTTTCATACCTCAAAAATCCCATAAACCAAAATTCATACTCATCTTCAGTAACTATTTCTATGTACTTCTGCTTTAACTTGTTCACATTCTGGCTTTCATTTACTTCTCTTATCTTTTGTACTGGTATCAAAACCTGCAAATAGAACACCCTTTGATATAAATAAATCAATCAATCAATTTTTACACAAAATTttctactttttaattttaactgTATGAA
Coding sequences within it:
- the LOC112801857 gene encoding kunitz trypsin inhibitor 5, translating into MKSSSSVIAAMICFAMVTGMAASAAEPVLDVTGQKLRSGVKYFILPVLRGRGGGLTVGSSVNSTCPIYVLQDKLEVTRGTPVTFTPSTPNKDGVILTSTDLNIKSTSAPKCKESSVWRLLKVLSGVWFISTDGVAGNPGVNTVVNWFKIEKDGKDYNLSFCPSVCNCSTLCRALGIFTDSDGTKHLALSDQVPTFKVMFKKA